Proteins from a single region of Chryseobacterium sp. T16E-39:
- a CDS encoding N-acetylmuramoyl-L-alanine amidase: protein MRKTLYIIGLSAFVFSCAPQKKVVKTTYKPKNPVTQPKTVVKTPVTEKPKPQITNDHGVEFFTTNVADPTKNDNTASYGSIVSAKPAGYKVVKTYFPAVAQNFRQRYLILHYTALPDDKSITVLTQQAVSAHYLVNNTGDNEIYQLVDENKRAYHAGISSWRNDKNLNDNSIGVEIVNAGYTTDGTGKRIFAPFSDEQVRKVAALAKDIATRYQIPATNVLAHSDIAPTRKQDPGPMFPWKKLYDEYQIGMWYDEAAKQSIFELAQTDFVTRYNEPSFIFLIQTALQKFGYGVEQSGKWDDATKKTIEAFQYHFRPQNYDGIMDAETWAILQALNQKYPVK, encoded by the coding sequence ATGCGTAAAACATTATATATCATCGGATTAAGTGCTTTTGTTTTTTCTTGCGCCCCTCAGAAGAAAGTTGTGAAAACAACATATAAGCCAAAAAATCCAGTGACACAGCCAAAAACTGTCGTAAAAACTCCTGTTACTGAAAAACCAAAACCACAAATTACAAACGATCATGGAGTAGAGTTTTTTACTACGAACGTTGCCGATCCAACCAAAAATGATAACACGGCAAGTTATGGTTCAATTGTCTCTGCGAAACCAGCGGGGTATAAGGTGGTGAAAACCTATTTTCCGGCTGTCGCTCAGAATTTCAGACAGAGATATCTAATACTCCATTATACTGCTTTACCAGATGATAAATCTATAACGGTGCTTACTCAACAGGCAGTAAGCGCACATTATTTAGTTAATAATACCGGAGATAACGAAATTTATCAGTTGGTAGATGAAAATAAACGTGCATACCACGCAGGAATAAGCTCATGGAGAAACGATAAAAACCTTAATGACAATTCAATTGGTGTTGAAATTGTCAATGCAGGATATACGACTGATGGGACGGGAAAAAGGATTTTTGCTCCATTTAGTGATGAGCAGGTAAGAAAGGTGGCGGCTTTAGCAAAAGATATTGCGACCAGATATCAGATTCCTGCAACCAATGTTTTGGCTCATTCTGATATTGCACCCACAAGAAAACAAGATCCCGGACCTATGTTTCCATGGAAAAAATTATATGACGAATATCAGATAGGAATGTGGTATGATGAAGCGGCAAAACAAAGTATCTTTGAACTGGCACAAACCGATTTTGTAACCAGATATAATGAACCTTCATTTATCTTTTTAATTCAGACTGCGCTTCAGAAGTTTGGATATGGAGTGGAGCAGAGCGGTAAATGGGATGATGCAACAAAGAAAACCATTGAGGCTTTCCAGTATCACTTCCGTCCTCAAAACTATGATGGAATCATGGATGCTGAAACATGGGCCATATTACAGGCCCTGAATCAGAAATATCCTGTAAAATAA
- the aspA gene encoding aspartate ammonia-lyase encodes MENFRKESDLLGELNVPVDAYYGVQTQRAIDNFKISGQLLSSYPDFIKGLAFVKKAAAKTNYELGLLEEDLYFKIAETCDELIDGKLHDQFPVDMIQGGAGTSINMNANEVIANRVLEKLGKNKGEYQFCSPNDHINLSQSTNDAYPTAIKMGLLRMNVGLVDKLERIVDAFRAKGQEFQDVIKMGRTQLQDAVPMTLGQEFEAFAANLEEDISKLNNNADLFVEVNMGATAIGTGINAPIGYAALCARNLAQLTGFPIVSAPNLVEATPDTGSYVIYSSAMKRLAVKLSKICNDLRLLASGPRAGLFEINLPPMQPGSSIMPGKVNPVIPEVVNQVCYKVIGNDLTVTFAAEAGQLQLNVMEPVLSHAIMENINFLSNALDTLRTKCVVGITANKEVCLNMVKHSIGIVTALNPYIGYKQSTQIAKEALETGKSVYNLVLEKGVLTQEKLDEILDPKNMLMPHNK; translated from the coding sequence ATGGAAAATTTCAGAAAAGAAAGCGATTTGCTGGGAGAGCTTAATGTACCGGTAGACGCTTATTATGGAGTGCAAACCCAGAGAGCGATCGATAACTTCAAAATTTCGGGACAGCTTCTGTCTTCATATCCTGATTTTATTAAAGGACTAGCTTTTGTGAAAAAAGCAGCAGCCAAAACGAATTATGAATTAGGATTATTAGAGGAAGATCTGTATTTCAAGATAGCGGAAACATGTGATGAGCTTATCGACGGAAAACTGCATGATCAATTTCCTGTAGATATGATCCAGGGAGGAGCAGGGACTTCGATCAATATGAATGCGAATGAAGTAATAGCTAACAGGGTTTTAGAGAAATTAGGAAAAAATAAAGGAGAGTACCAATTTTGCTCGCCTAATGACCATATCAATCTTTCCCAATCTACAAACGATGCTTATCCTACAGCCATTAAGATGGGACTTTTGCGCATGAACGTAGGTTTAGTAGATAAACTGGAAAGAATAGTAGATGCCTTTCGTGCAAAAGGTCAGGAATTTCAGGATGTTATTAAAATGGGGAGAACACAGCTGCAGGATGCTGTTCCGATGACTTTGGGACAGGAATTTGAAGCTTTTGCTGCGAACCTTGAAGAAGACATCTCTAAATTGAATAATAATGCTGACCTTTTTGTTGAGGTTAATATGGGAGCGACTGCAATTGGAACTGGAATTAATGCTCCGATTGGGTATGCTGCACTTTGTGCTAGAAATTTAGCTCAGCTTACAGGTTTCCCGATTGTTTCTGCTCCTAATCTTGTGGAAGCAACTCCGGATACAGGATCTTATGTTATTTATTCTTCCGCAATGAAACGTCTTGCTGTGAAACTATCAAAAATCTGTAACGATTTAAGATTATTGGCTTCAGGCCCGAGGGCGGGGTTGTTTGAAATCAATTTACCTCCGATGCAGCCAGGGTCTTCAATTATGCCTGGAAAAGTAAATCCTGTGATCCCTGAGGTAGTAAATCAGGTGTGCTATAAAGTAATCGGGAATGATCTTACGGTAACTTTTGCTGCTGAAGCCGGACAATTACAGTTAAATGTGATGGAGCCTGTACTTTCTCATGCAATTATGGAGAATATCAACTTTCTGTCCAATGCATTAGACACGCTTCGCACTAAATGTGTTGTGGGAATTACGGCCAATAAAGAAGTTTGTTTGAATATGGTAAAACACAGCATTGGTATCGTTACTGCTCTTAATCCTTATATCGGATATAAACAATCCACACAAATTGCTAAAGAGGCATTAGAAACTGGAAAAAGTGTTTACAATTTGGTATTGGAGAAAGGAGTCCTTACTCAGGAAAAGCTTGATGAGATCCTTGATCCTAAGAATATGCTGATGCCACACAATAAATAA
- a CDS encoding glycosyltransferase, translating into MIFIIHSGKLRFLIVIPAHNEEDNLSFTLNSLQQQRYKDFKVVVTNDGSTDRTPEIIKQYTDTDPRFETINLQKSAHQPGSKVVNAFKNGLQTQDLDTFDIICKFDADIILAENYLEKIEEAFRNHPEYGLVGGLLYVEKEGEWVYEGNSNKNHVRGPMKAYRKECFLGMGGLRETLGWDNIDSLLLENLGWKEIVLPELKVKLIKVKGADYTVKESDYYGRYFYFLGLNRFLAYIASSKEAMKSKSISFFFAIIKTYEDCRSKKLELKISKDEQKMINERRWKTLKKKWLKI; encoded by the coding sequence GTGATCTTTATAATACATTCTGGAAAATTGAGGTTTTTAATTGTAATTCCTGCACATAACGAAGAAGATAATCTTTCATTTACCTTAAACTCTTTGCAACAACAACGGTATAAGGATTTTAAAGTTGTGGTCACGAATGATGGATCCACAGATCGTACACCGGAAATTATTAAACAGTACACCGATACTGATCCGAGGTTTGAAACCATCAATCTTCAGAAATCGGCACATCAGCCAGGATCAAAGGTGGTCAATGCTTTTAAAAATGGTTTACAAACACAAGACCTTGACACTTTTGATATCATTTGTAAATTTGATGCCGATATTATTTTAGCGGAAAACTATCTTGAAAAGATAGAAGAAGCCTTCAGGAATCATCCGGAATATGGTTTGGTAGGCGGTTTATTATATGTAGAAAAGGAAGGCGAATGGGTGTATGAAGGTAATTCAAATAAAAACCATGTCAGAGGTCCGATGAAAGCCTATCGGAAAGAATGTTTTCTTGGGATGGGGGGTCTTAGAGAAACATTAGGCTGGGATAATATCGATTCTTTATTACTCGAAAATTTAGGGTGGAAAGAAATTGTTTTACCGGAGCTGAAAGTGAAGTTGATTAAAGTGAAAGGGGCCGATTATACGGTAAAAGAATCTGATTATTACGGACGATATTTTTATTTTTTAGGATTAAATAGATTTTTGGCTTATATCGCATCTTCAAAAGAAGCTATGAAAAGCAAGTCTATTTCATTTTTCTTCGCGATTATTAAAACGTATGAAGACTGCAGATCTAAAAAACTTGAATTAAAAATCAGTAAGGATGAGCAGAAAATGATTAATGAGCGCCGTTGGAAAACTTTAAAAAAGAAATGGTTAAAGATTTAA
- a CDS encoding lipopolysaccharide biosynthesis protein, which yields MSVVARQGFKYSIIGYIGFLLGTISAIFIFPNNFEFYGKLRYILPTAEMLVPFVVLGISYSNVKFFHRVERDGKKQNMLSLSLLTILINFVIFSIVFFILPLFYPKFTKLEAWKSKEIILPMVLILSLCAIFNKYISNYKRIVVSNVFDNLFPKIANLGAFCLFSYLLLSQRIAFAFFFGMFSLMLAGYVYYTNRLEKIQLDFSTDYFKKNNFWKEFSNYSFFGFLGTFGNYLAINSFMIGEFMGMEENGIYAVLYALISLISIPQLGLFNISAPIISKTLADGDMEELDRFHKKTSLSLYFLGAVLFSCIMVGFPFLTQFMPKNGVMLREYEPVVWIWGSAVLVDLATGFNGNIISLSKYYRFNILVMLLLAGLTIGLNYYFIKHTDLKLIGIALSTAISLTTYNVIKIAFNYFMFKVSPLSIEMIFVSIICTLAITVAIVLPTFNNNLINLFYKPAVVLILIYIGNYFTKIFPVEDYLNATFIKGIFKFK from the coding sequence ATGAGTGTAGTAGCAAGACAGGGATTCAAATATTCCATTATTGGTTATATTGGTTTCTTGTTGGGTACCATTTCAGCTATATTTATCTTTCCCAATAATTTTGAATTTTATGGGAAGCTACGCTACATTTTGCCCACAGCAGAAATGCTGGTTCCTTTTGTTGTATTGGGAATCTCCTATTCTAACGTTAAATTTTTCCACAGGGTAGAAAGAGATGGCAAGAAGCAAAATATGCTCTCACTTTCATTGCTCACTATCCTTATCAACTTTGTTATATTTAGTATTGTTTTCTTTATTCTTCCACTATTCTATCCCAAATTCACCAAATTGGAAGCATGGAAGAGCAAAGAGATCATCTTACCGATGGTTCTGATCCTTTCACTGTGCGCAATATTCAATAAATACATTTCGAATTATAAAAGAATTGTTGTCTCGAACGTATTTGATAATCTGTTTCCTAAAATTGCTAATTTAGGTGCCTTTTGCCTATTTTCATACTTACTGCTATCTCAAAGAATTGCCTTTGCTTTCTTCTTTGGAATGTTTTCGCTGATGCTTGCAGGATACGTTTATTATACCAACAGACTGGAAAAAATCCAATTGGATTTCAGCACAGATTATTTCAAAAAAAATAACTTCTGGAAAGAGTTTTCCAATTACAGTTTCTTTGGGTTTTTGGGAACTTTCGGAAACTATTTGGCGATCAATAGTTTTATGATTGGGGAATTTATGGGAATGGAGGAAAATGGAATCTACGCTGTTCTGTATGCTCTTATCTCTCTTATTTCGATCCCACAGCTGGGATTGTTCAACATATCGGCACCAATCATTAGTAAAACCCTTGCAGATGGAGATATGGAAGAATTGGACCGGTTCCACAAAAAGACTTCTTTATCCCTATATTTTTTGGGCGCTGTGCTGTTTTCATGTATTATGGTAGGATTTCCTTTTCTTACGCAATTTATGCCTAAAAATGGGGTCATGCTTAGAGAATATGAGCCCGTAGTATGGATCTGGGGTTCTGCGGTTTTAGTAGACCTTGCAACAGGATTCAATGGAAATATCATTTCTCTTTCGAAATATTACCGTTTTAATATTTTGGTTATGCTTTTATTGGCAGGTTTAACGATCGGATTGAATTACTATTTTATCAAGCATACCGATTTAAAATTAATTGGAATTGCTTTATCTACAGCGATTTCACTAACCACTTATAATGTCATCAAAATTGCTTTTAATTATTTTATGTTTAAAGTTTCCCCTTTATCTATTGAGATGATTTTTGTATCCATTATTTGTACACTGGCTATTACAGTAGCGATTGTTTTGCCAACCTTTAACAATAATCTTATTAATTTATTCTACAAACCAGCTGTCGTCCTGATATTGATCTATATAGGAAATTACTTCACAAAAATATTTCCTGTTGAGGATTATTTAAATGCAACGTTTATCAAAGGTATATTTAAATTTAAATAA
- a CDS encoding FkbM family methyltransferase, translating to MSLYQRIAENLQYISPSFYKSRYFKSLHHLSKDNFSTRNVEPELVWIKEYLSENAVILDIGANVGTFLYQLENKLKHQHIYAFEPNHKLFVRLKRLFPSMKVLSLALSDENTTAEFKVPIINGKMVASRGTLNTSYKEKGEEKSYTEKVEVTKLDDWAAKEQLQKLDFIKIDVEGNEMKTLLGGKETIKQFQPTLMVEMEQRHHDKPIWGEISEVESWGYEAQYLNRAHFKLEKLTEEILIQNTSDEKNKTEYINNIIFIPKTF from the coding sequence ATGTCTTTATACCAAAGAATTGCAGAAAACTTACAATACATAAGTCCAAGTTTTTATAAAAGTAGATATTTTAAGAGTTTACACCACCTTTCAAAAGATAACTTTTCAACGCGTAATGTTGAACCTGAATTAGTGTGGATCAAAGAATATTTATCTGAAAACGCTGTGATCCTAGATATTGGAGCGAATGTAGGAACATTTTTGTACCAACTGGAAAATAAGCTTAAACATCAGCACATTTATGCGTTTGAACCGAATCATAAATTGTTTGTGCGTTTAAAAAGGCTTTTCCCTTCCATGAAAGTTCTTTCTTTAGCGCTTTCGGATGAAAATACAACTGCCGAATTTAAAGTTCCCATCATTAATGGGAAAATGGTGGCATCACGAGGGACGTTAAATACTTCATATAAAGAAAAAGGGGAAGAAAAAAGCTATACAGAAAAAGTAGAAGTAACAAAGCTTGATGACTGGGCAGCCAAAGAACAACTTCAAAAATTGGATTTTATAAAAATCGACGTTGAAGGAAACGAAATGAAAACCTTGTTGGGTGGCAAAGAAACCATCAAACAATTTCAGCCTACCCTTATGGTTGAAATGGAACAGAGACATCATGACAAACCAATCTGGGGCGAGATTTCTGAGGTTGAAAGCTGGGGATATGAAGCACAATATCTAAACCGTGCTCATTTCAAGCTTGAAAAACTGACTGAAGAAATTTTAATACAGAACACAAGCGACGAAAAAAATAAAACCGAATACATCAACAATATTATTTTTATACCAAAAACCTTTTAA
- a CDS encoding DUF2461 domain-containing protein — MSATISTKTFDFLKKLTKNNNREWFNENKNLYTESQENVIAFLEDLTKEMSGFDQELAKIDAKKALFRIYRDTRFSKDKIPYKTNFGASLGMGKGSQKGGYYLHLEPGKSFLAGGIYMPESSLLKEVRKEISLYGDDFIKIINNKDFKKHFPELDQEDKLKKIPQGFEKEDPMGEYLKLKSFIVVYKVKDETILDKNAVKELTKVFKLMKPFNDFLNAPFL; from the coding sequence ATGTCGGCAACCATTTCTACAAAAACTTTTGATTTTCTAAAAAAACTTACCAAAAATAACAACCGTGAATGGTTCAATGAAAATAAAAACCTGTATACTGAATCACAGGAGAATGTCATTGCTTTTCTGGAAGATTTAACAAAGGAAATGTCTGGGTTCGACCAAGAACTGGCCAAGATCGATGCAAAAAAAGCACTATTCAGAATTTATAGAGATACGCGATTTTCAAAAGATAAAATTCCTTACAAAACGAATTTCGGAGCTTCATTAGGAATGGGGAAAGGAAGTCAAAAAGGAGGATACTATCTTCATTTGGAACCCGGGAAAAGTTTTTTGGCAGGCGGAATTTATATGCCTGAATCCTCTCTTTTAAAAGAAGTTCGAAAAGAGATTTCATTATATGGAGACGATTTCATTAAAATCATCAACAACAAGGATTTTAAAAAACATTTTCCTGAATTAGACCAGGAAGACAAATTAAAAAAGATCCCACAGGGATTTGAAAAGGAAGATCCAATGGGAGAATATCTAAAACTGAAAAGTTTTATTGTCGTTTACAAAGTGAAAGATGAGACTATTCTGGATAAGAACGCGGTAAAGGAACTCACAAAAGTTTTTAAACTGATGAAACCTTTCAATGATTTCTTAAATGCTCCTTTTTTATAG